The DNA segment TTTGATGTCATCTACTTTGGACACGTTCCATCATCTCCTTGTAGAAGTTTTCATACTGCTCCAACGCCTGGTTCAACTCATTGTTTTCCTCAAAGCCGTATAGCGACAGGCGTCCGATCGGCGCCTTGCGGGTGATGATCGTTTTGAACACCTCGTTCGGATAATCTTCCTCGATCATTTCATTGAACGCCTTCGCGTCGTTGCGGCGGACGTCGTTCATGGTTCTGAGAATGCCCAGCAGCCTGGTATTGTGCCGCCCATGCACCCTCGCTCCCTCAACGGATTCCATAAAATTCGGGACCGCCGAGTAGCACCAATTGGAGCACTCGAACATCATGATGACATACTGGCTTGCGCACAAGGCGTTTGTCGTCTGCTCGCTCAACGAAGGCGGCGTGTCGATAACAATGAAATCGTAACGATGCCGGATCTTGTCCAACGTATCGTCCAGTATCAAGGTCGGCTTTCCCTTATACCTAATATATTTTCCAAGGTACGTCTCCCCTGTGTAAATCCAACGGGGGAACGTGGCCAGGAAGTTGTTGGCCGGAAGCAGATCCAACCTGTCGTTGACCTTGACTATGTACGGCTCCGGATCCCTCTCCTGCATCGCTTCGAGAACGGATTTCTCCGTGAATTCGTTGGATGGCTTTCGCGAA comes from the Geobacillus thermoleovorans genome and includes:
- a CDS encoding ParA family protein encodes the protein MGIQKGGCGKSTTTGVLAYLLSRDGYRVLAVDMDSQGNLTELLSRKPSNEFTEKSVLEAMQERDPEPYIVKVNDRLDLLPANNFLATFPRWIYTGETYLGKYIRYKGKPTLILDDTLDKIRHRYDFIVIDTPPSLSEQTTNALCASQYVIMMFECSNWCYSAVPNFMESVEGARVHGRHNTRLLGILRTMNDVRRNDAKAFNEMIEEDYPNEVFKTIITRKAPIGRLSLYGFEENNELNQALEQYENFYKEMMERVQSR